The Zingiber officinale cultivar Zhangliang chromosome 2A, Zo_v1.1, whole genome shotgun sequence genomic sequence TCATAAGATGACAAAGAATGTTGGATGTTAAAAATTGTCGAATAAAAGAATATGTACAGTCTGGGAGGCATATAATCATCATCCGAGGAATCTTCCATTACTCGTGTGTTCACCTTTTTTTAACTGATGTCATTAATAATAttgatcgtgaaagtcgatagaggagagagggggggtgaatatcgatttacaAATTTGAAAAGAAGATCGAGTACATAGCAGAAAAAATGAAATtggaacaatgctaacacaagtaattttttacttggttcggagccttgatcgactcctactctaagacccgcactcatcgagtgctttcgttgggcaatccactagtaaTTCGAATAAGTTTTTACAAATTGAAAGTATAGGAATGCTTAAGAAGATtaaataccgacaataattaagaaagaaaggaaatagcGCAGTGTAGGAGAAGTTTCAGCGTCGCAAAAACACAGCACGACAGaacaagctttggaaggctttgtTGTAAATTATTCTTTGCTCCAAGGCTCATCCTGCTTATATAGGATGCTCCAGGCGCCCGGGCCCCTTCAGGGCACTTGGAGTGTGACATAGATCAGCCAACCAtaaagctccacgtggcgaagcgcgatggggataaaacttgcatttcgggcgctcggaccactttTCTCCAGAAGGTCCTCCTGCATGAaagagttagtctgaggcaaaatgcaaattatattactctgcaaaacagagtgttagcacaattataattaacaagtagagtattaattagatttcatcttctcgagaccgaaatctaatcatgatctcaacttagattttcgaaatggatctaagttggatcagcgCCTAATGTTCatttcccgggaacgcgtcctcacagtcactcccctccagtgacttaccttcacttacctgtcagacgtctagttagcccttcgacccgtctagacttcgtgccagctatcaggtcagcccatcgacctagctggacttcgtgctagacgtcaggtcagcccatcaacccatctggacttcgtgtcagctatcaggtcgacccgttgacctagctggactttgtgccagacatctggtcagcccgtcgaccagtctggacgtcgtgccagctatcaggtcgactcgttgacctagctggacttctcctgcacacttcgtcaaagtgttagatcactatgaaactaacttaacctacttcaTCATCAAAACTTGAATTAGACTGTTAGTGATAACTGCACCAATAAATGAGACAGTTGAAGGAATATACTGTCATAATGTGTTGGATAATAAAAAGTGTAGAGTAACCTTTGAGGAATGTTCTATTGAATGCTCATGTTATCATAgaggaatattctctgacaaaaTGTTGTTATTCTCTAATATTGTTGTTTCTTGAATATATCTTGGCCGGATATTTAGCTCGACCGGTCATGTATTAGCAGAGGGTGATAAATGGAGCCCTGAGTTCTGTAAGGCTGGCCGACCTTTCGGACTACCCTGATATGTATATTATATGATGTTAGAGATATGATGATATAgtaaaggagaatcaagtctccCAGATTCGGGTGGTTCCATGACCAACCAACCATTTGCAGGGATACTCATTCCTAAAGAGTGGGATATTGGCCCTTAAAAGGCCCGACCAGAACTATCAATCGATTGTCCTTGTGCTTGGGGACTTATCCTTGTGGTGACAACTCAAACTCCTAAAACCCGGTCAGATATCTTTTGAGATTTGCCCTGCATGCTTTACGAAGGCCAAAATATGGAGCATAACTTTAGTCAATTTTATGCCCTCTCGCGCATATATAGAAGGACGGGGGGCAAACAGTGAAAGCTCATATACTTGTcctgtcatatattgtttgtcttAAGGTGCGTTCAGTTGTGTTTTGAGTGAAAAGTTAGACTATTGAAATCTGAACGAATATATTCTCGGATGGTTTTGTGGCAGACTGGTATATTATTGGACGGACTTACTAAACTTGGGTGTCCCAAGGGCAACCATCTATATGCCAAGTGCCCTATTATCAGCATGACGCACTAGGTTCTTAGGCTCGGCCGATCTTAAGGACCGGTCAACTTAGTCTTGGAGACCTCTGCGATGGGCGAGTAGTCAATCCCCTTGAAAGGGGGACCATTTGACTACCACCTCCCCTGGATTTTGACTGTCACCTTTCTTTGACTTGGACCGCCATCTCCTCTTGACTCTATCTTCCACCTCAGCCCAGGGTTCGCATTTAACACCTCCAACCTCTCAAGACTTTCGAAGAGCTTTGTTTATTTAAAAGTGATTCTTATAAAGATTATTTTGAAGTTAGTGAGAAGTTAAAGTATggagtgtttggaaatagaagtcAAAAACTAATACAAGATAAAGTTGGAGTGTTTGATGAATAATTACTTTAAgcttaatttttagttaaatgaCAACAATATCCttaaactatataaattaatcttttttaattatctaaatataattttgatacaCTATttgttatataattattattatattttaaatattgtatcaaaattattatttttataatgaacaaaaatatataaaatttataaaaataaaaaaaatgacaaaatttatataaatacacaaaaatatgtataaaaaatctagaaatataaattatataaaaatataaaatattattttaaaaaataaatatcgcGGAAGGGTGGTGATaattatgtaaaaaaataaatttattaaggtCTTAAATGTGGTGGCAGttatataaaatgataaatttattaaggaCATAAATGTCAATATTTAATTTTAGACCATAAACAAAAAAGCAGAGGCAAGAAAAAAACATCAAATTCTTGCTTACAGTTTTTAAGTAAAAGATAAGAAACCGAAGTAGAAACTGACATTCACAAATACTCAAAAGTACTTCTATATAGCTAGAATCTAAGAAGCGCTTAGTAGAAGCTCTATCAAACACTCCCTTAATGATCCATAAGAACTTATATAGAAATATAGAATCAActatgcccccagggcgtagcacagaggTGGACGCATGAAATCTCTGGCGTAATAGCCAAGGGTCGATCCTTAGGAAATGACGACCTAGGATTTACCCTACCATGCACCTaatgcctgtgtacctgcatgtatcTCCCTTAATATCCGTGGGGTTGTACTAGAGAGTCATTAATGTAGaggatctatatttttatatatatatatataatcaaccaTAATATATCTAATGCTAGCTAGCTATGGTGCAGTGGTAGAATTAACCATAATATATCTATCTAATATTAGCTATGGTGAGCTACGGTGCAGTGGCAAGATGTTTGATATAGCGGATAATTATTAGTTTTATTGATTCTTATAACTATGTTGATTCAGTAGAATGTCAGGAGATAGACAACCAAATTTGACATTTGAGAAGAAACGACATGACCGTAAAttcttattaataatttttttttacatcaaTCCAGCTAATTATTTATATATACTCCAAACCCTAAgacataaagaaaataaagaaattcAAGAAAAGATTCTTCTTTTCTGACtcaaaagtttaaaaatattaaacagattccaaattcaaaaatataaaagacATAAATTATCAAGAAAAACACTTAAATacaaaaaatactctaaatataaaaaactcaaaaacttctaaaaataataaaaaaatattgagatcCTCCCACATCATTCTCCCCATGGTGGAGAAAATTCGCCCTTGAATTGTTAATCATATCATCATCAGAAGCTTTGTCGATGCATTGCGGTCTTCTTGGTGTGATGCAATGGAAAACTATTGAATCTGTTGATTCACACATGAATAtcgaaaataattttctaaaccaTGTTGATTTTGCACATGAATAGCAGAAACTAGAAAAACAAAACTCATCATTTATGAAGAAAGAGACGATAATTATCAACCTAGCTCTATTACCAATTGACGCAGACGATAACTATCGACTTCATTGATTGATTCATGTGCAAATACTTGAATCAATACTTCTAATCCCTGTTGATTCGAAGAAGAATACTATGAAAAGGAAAACTCGTTGTTTCAAGAAGGAGACAGCAACAATAATCATGTCTTATCTCACTAAGTGTGGTTGGTTGTTCTAAGAAAGAGACGACAATTAAAAATAGTATAAAAATCAAAAGTATCTTAAAACATTAAACATGATACTTAAATAGACCAAATATCTAATTGCAAGACAAAGATGCCAAAAAATAACCTAAATAcccaaaatattaaaattacaaaaCATAGTAAAAAATATTCAGAGACTCGAAATTGGTCTAATTGATGTTTTTTGAGCTCGAAACTTGACAGTTATATGTTTTCACGTAACAAATATagatctttaaattttacatacgTGAGCACAGACAAAACTTGATTCTAAATCCCGAGTATGACATCCGGAAGATTGCTTTGTCGAATCCGCATTAATACATACAAtgtcaaaaaataaatttataagagTTTAATATGTAATTATAGAGATATATGAATTCTTTTGTTCCTAGCATACTATTCTAAACTCTTTTATAGAAGTCATAAGCAATTGACCTAGGCCTTCAACGTAACCAAGCTTATATTTCTCATTACTCTTCTTTCTTTGACATGACCCCATATGATGAGTCCTTACCACATCAACTATAAACATACTATgagattttagaaatttattCGAGCAACCTCTTAAGATTTAATGATCCATAAGAACTTGTATAGAATAAGCCATAATATATCTAATGCTCTCGAACTAAGGTGCAATGGTAGAGGGTCCATGTAGTGTCCCAAGCACCTATAATTCAATTTACAACTTCGACATATTAtagaataattatattttttttcagtAGGATGACAAACTTAAGATGTTAAGCTGCTAAGCTACCTACTACGAGTATTTCTAGATTAATTGTAGATACCCGAtactagtttaaaaaaaaaaccataaTATATGTCTAAAGTAATCGTTAAGTAGCTAATGACTGATTAGATAATGGATTAGAAAACTTCTCCTATGGATTACTCAAACTTCTATTTAATCGAAGTTTgagcaaaaatatttttctctctcAGCCCTTTCATTCAATTGAGTGTCACTAAATCTACTAGAAAGTTTCCACTTTAACTGATTAAAAAAAccttataatatttttataaaaataatattatttcacaataaattaattttataattaagacaATTGAACCTATGAACAATCGTTTTCATTTATaatcataaaattaaattttcaatttaataaaaaaataatgcaaTTCTTATTTTTATCTTCTGTATTTTGTTCTctctattttcctttttttaaaaatgtaAGTGCTTCTATTTTtaccattatttttttattaaaaaataaatatttaaattattatatttaaaattgacGAGTGAAAAATCAAACTTTACATGCAAGCTAAGCAAACtttattagaaattaattttttaatgtatAAACAATTGgaaagattttatttattttatcactTTCGctttaaatgaaataattttatatttaatgtGATCATGtgtttaataaatttaatgaatGTATATACATAAAAGTTCgttgaaaaaaaatgataaatcttTATATATTTCATTTCTATTTTATAAATCATAGAGGGTGAAATATAAATATTCTAAATTATAAAAgacaaataaatattaattatagtGTATAAAATAACTTTTTTCCTCAAAAAATAGATGCATGCACGAAATAAACtctacatttttctttttttcatttGTCTACTCGTTTTGTTCCACCATCATCATCTTTATATTTCATTGCGATCTATAAACTGTAAGATCGAAAACACTAGAGAAAAGTAAATATTCATCGGCTGGATCTCTTCTCTGTCGTGAGGTCATGACACTCGAGAGCGATTTCCCCTTAGGCATGCGAGTTCTTGCCGTCAACGATGATCCCGCGAGCCTCAAGTCGTTGGAGAACCTCCTAACTCGATGTCAATATAACGGTACTTGCTAAAAACTTTCATCCTTCACTCTCCTTAAAGATTTTCAAATACCTATATTTGGTGAACAAAACAATAATCGCcatttttctaaatttattaaaatattttatcgaCTAAGACATTATTATTGATTAAAATCATTTTGtatcataatatattttattcatTTACTCTAATATATATGTGTTCATAACAATATAGATAAATTGTGTTGAGTATatgtaaaaaattattgaaaatatgTTTGTTTGATATTGTAATGAATTGTGTTAATTAAcacttttaatatatttttttttctagttgAGGTGGCGACTCGGCCTACGATTGCGATGAGAATATTGAGAGGGACTAGAGACCGACAATTCGATATGATCATAACGGACGTGCACACGCAAGGCATCGATGGGTTTAAGTTCATCAAACTCATCGATGATCAATTCCACATACCCGTGATTAGTAAGCATTCATTCTCAAAATAGTTTCTTAACACTGGATATATAGAAGAACTGGATCTAACATATATAACTCATTCCTTTATGGATCATGCTAGTATATTCAAAATAACCGAACCGATCGAATACCAAACATTTTGTTTTCGTGCAGTCGTATCAGAAGATGAAAGGCGAGAAACGATCGCTAAGGCGGTGGCTAACGGCAGCTGCGACTACTTGCTGAAGCCGGTGAGGCTTCAGGAGCTGCGCAACATATGGACGCACGTCCTAAGGAGGAAGATCGTATCCACCGACAACATCTACATTTTGCAAGATGAACGGCAGCAATTTTTAAATGTCCCGGTTCCGGATGACaaacaacacaaacacaaacacaaacacaagatcAGACCCATCCCTACAGTGACagaacacggccgtgccaagGAAGCCAAGAGAAAGAGACTGAGGTGGACCGAGGAACTGCACCACAAGTTCCTTGCCACTGTTCACACGCTCGGATTGAACAGTAAGTCTTCATTTGAATTATAAGACCGTTAGGTTATTATGTGGattattttcagatttatttTAGTGATCAGTGAAAATTTTTTGTAGGACTAAATTATTCACCTTTAAAATTAGTCGGAAAAAGGTCTATATTGATACGGTAATTTACTATGTTTATATAACTAATCATCTAAGATGGCATTGAAGTTAGGCCTACACCTTGAGTCGTGTTAAAGCTACATTTTTTTGTTATCcacatttcttttttctttttccttgcagAGGCTGTGCCCAAGAAAATAATCGAACTCATGAACGTTGACGATCTGACTTTGGATCATGTTTCTAGTCATTTACAGGTGATTTTTGCTAATTTCTTAGCTTTTAATTGTTATTAGTTTGtgtttttagcattttattatagCGTAAATTGGTGATTTAAGCACGCGATTTGTTGCGACTAATCGCAGAAATATAAGCTTTATGTCAAGAAGCTCAGTGCAGTCACAGGCCACCATGCTCTCGTAGCTGCTCAGACAAAACTGGTGCTGGGTCATGACTTGATTCCTCTGAAAACCCACCAAAGTATCGAGATCGTGCCGAATTCCCAACCTGATTTGGCCCAAGGAGTGCTTGCATCATCTGAACTCCATGATGCAAATGGTAACCACCAAACTATCGGGATCGCGGATGATTGTCTACCGTCTTATCATTTGAGccaacaacaacagcagcaacaacaacaagcacaACTGATGAATGCAAGTGGAAACAACTCTTTCATTGGTGCCATTGACAACTTTCCTCTTGAGACCGCGGGGAATTTCCAACCGAATTGGCTTCAAGGATTGCTTGCGCCTTCTGATTATCCAAACGACAACAATCCTCTGAAAGATGGGCCACAACTCGCGAACTATTCTCTTTTGGATCCGACCGAACCTTTCTGTGACTTGATTGACTTCAACAGTCTCAACCAACTTCTGCAGCATGATCAAACAATGCAATATGATGTTGCAGCAACTGAGCCAACTGCCACTGTACTAAGTGATCTTCCTTCAGTTCTGATGACACCGCTCTTCGGTGATTCGTTCAACTCCGACTCCGATTTCTCTCAAATTCTGCATCCGATCATCTCCAACGACAACAACCCGAACTTCAGTAACCATCTTATGCAGAGTCCTCAGCCGGAGTGGCACCAAACATATGACCAAAACTCCTCGTCCTCCTCAATGCCAAACTTTGAGGTAACTAGTACCAATTTGCTGCATCAggcatcatccgaagatgatcgcAACGCGATGATCAAGATTCTTGAAACTGGCCAAGTTCTTCAGTATGCCTCTGCCTCTGAGGAGGGCCAGTAAAGTAATGCTCACTTGTCTCTTTTAGATGAACAAAGCAAACCTTCTTGTAAGTTTTATACTTGATGCAAATGACTTTTGAAGAGTATTTTTGCCTTGATTATTCAACTtttgtttgatttttctttgaCGAGTGATAATCCAAAAGGTAGGTCTTCCTCTTGATTTGCCTACTTGCTAAATCCAGAGCAGAGACGGATCTTAAGCAAAGTTGTTCTGGGCTCTAGTCCAATCTAAATTTTTTACTTAGCCTATTAAAATTCACCCCTTCCATATCCAAAGTTCAAGCCCCCAATCTAATCTAAAGCATTTGAAATTCGAACTCTAATTCTCTTATCGTTTTTTTAGTGTTTTACTATTGCACCACATCAATCTTTGATTTCCTCGTCGATTTAGTAGTTAAACAAAGATAAATTAGATTGTTCTTGAGGCTAAGCTCATAAACGCTTTATTTATGGGTTATGTTAGACATGACTCGTAGTGTGTTGTATCAATTTAACCAAactattgtttttaattttttttccatctAATTCTTAGTCCATTTTAGCTTTGATTCGCACAAAATATCTTGGGTAATCTTTTTTTTGGAGACCCTATTttagagtaatttttaaaatgataattaataaaaaaatcacCATCAATATTTTTCCCTCTCACTTTATTCCTCTACTCACGATAGAGCAAAATAATGaatggaataaaaaaaaaaacaactcgaGTTATTAAATATGAATAATTaaatagttggaaaattttcaTTTTGCCTTCTATAATTTATATACTATGTTGAAAACACTCTCATATAACTTTAAGTTAATCCTGTGACTAATGCATGAGACGCTGGGATGATCATATTCATCTTTTGTCAACAAgttagaatttaaatttgatttaattaatcttCTGCCTTAAGTTATCCAtgataaaattataaaatgaagAGAGTTAATTTTCATTAAGTCGGGAGAAATTCAAGATGTCTtactcaaatttttaatttaactctCTAcaaagaattagaagatgaatggTGAAATACCCGGATtcacatatgattttttttttaataaaaagagGTTAGAATTTTGAGTTTGGGTTCCGCTatttcaaaatatataatttagttccCTGCCTACTAATTTTACCATATACCTCTTGGATCAATCAACTTACAAcggtaaaaaaatcatttttttatattcattctacatattaattaaataaataaatgtgaataatttattaaattaaataaataaatttaaatatatatgcatttaattttatttatgaataatatttataaatataaataaaatttattacagCACTAAATAAAAATTACCACTGATTAAACTGTTGTTAGATGATGCCACGTGGGCGCCTAAGACTAACTGTTGAACACAGACAAATTCAAATGACATATTCCATAATTATTAtcgtaaaataaataataaaaaataacttCAGGCCTTGCTTTGCTTGTTTCTACTGTGCTGAGGTCAACCCCGCAACTGCTAACGACCGTCAGTTTCCTTGAAAGTCGAACCGGTGTATTTCTCTAAAGGAGGGGCACTAATGGTCGATTTAAACCGGTCCATCATTGACGGATGCTTAAGAAACCAAACGGCGTTATTTTTCGGGGTCAAATCCAGTCAAAATGCGAAGAACCTTTTTGTTCCTCTCCGTCTTTAATGCGCTGCTTGCTTTCCTCTCCGAGCGAAACCCTAGGATCTCCGGAGGTGGTGGTTCCGATGGCGGAGGAGGCAGATTCGCTGGCGGTTACGGAGGAGGAGAAGCCCGGCAGAGATGGGGCTGACGGCGGAGCTTCGGATGCTGAGAAACCCGCGAGCGCTGATCTCGCGCCGGCGGAAGCGCCGACGGGAGGAGGCTTTGGAGACGAGACGAAGGCCGTCGCCGAAGGGAGGTCGTTTTCGCAGCTCCTGGCGGGTGCCATGGCTTCGCCGACAGGGAGCTCCCGCTCGCCGACGATCCTGACCGTCCCTGTGGTTGCCGTCCCTTGCTTGTTGACCCCTGCCTCGTTGATCGAGTCACCTACGTTCCCGGTTGGTGGCGCTAATCTTTTCCCCTTTCTAGCTTGAAGCTTATGATTCAACTATGCTACTCGAACGCAAAACGAGATTTTTTTCCCCTACGTTCCCGGTTGGTGGCGCTAATCTTTTCCCCTTTCTAGATCTCATGTCAGGAACAAATTGTAGCTCATATGTATGCACAGTAGTAAAACTCCTGCATAAGGGATTGAaacgtagtttttttttttttttttttttttttttttgagttgagaATTGGTGGCAGTGAGATGAATACGCTTGGCAATCATCCACTTTTTATCCTTTATCAATTGACAACTATTTGCAAGTGCAAACATATGTACGAGTAACATGGAAGCTGTTGGTATGCTTTTATCTACAAGTTTCAGATAAATACAATATCTTGTTAATTCCACTGGGCTCACTGCAAAGGCCTCTTTAGAATTTGTTTCTAGCCTCTTAAAGTGAGTGCAATAGTGAATTATACTCTGACAGCTTGCCTAGAACTTTTTATTCCGTTGACTCACAATTGTGCTGGTTTTCGCTATTAGGTAATAAAATCTCATAGCTTTGAGATATTGTGAAGATAAGTatgtcttttttctattattcttATGGGTATAATTACATGTCTGTACATTTATTGGATTAGTAATTTAAACCCAGAGAATTTGTCTCAACTCCAATTCCaggaataaaaatattatcacctaatgaaaattaaaaaattaagttttaaaaattttaagatttgGAAGAATTTACTTTGGAAGATTCTTTGTTTTGCTTAGGATAGTAGGCATTTTTTTgctaaatttttttgtttaatttggtTCGTTTCCTAATTTGCAAGTCGATTTATTTCCTAGTTTGATTGGGGTCCTTTTTGGCATAGGGAAATCTCTTTCCTTGAATTGTTTTAGCTTGTTTTCAATTCTATTTGGGTTGAAGGAAGCCTTCAAAAGGGATCCAATCCACTCTTGTAAATTAATAGTTTGCATATTAATATTTCTATGTTTGAGGTTTTACTCtctatatgcatttttttttatctcttctGCCCTTCTAGTGTATGAAGCTGTATAAATTCTCCATGTGAGATTTGATCCACTTTCATGTTGCATCATCAAGGCTCAAGCTTATGAACTTTATTTGTTAGCCCACAACTTCTAATGCAGACTAAATTGGGGTGTCACACAAATTCAATCTAAAAAAATGAATTTAACTAAACAATCAAATTTAGGTATTACATATGTAATATGAGTTTTACCTATATATTAGCGCGACACAAGTCAGAGAATTCTCACATAGTGATTTAAATAAGACGAATTTTTATTGAATTGAAAgccaataaaataaatcaatctaATCAAACTTCTAACAAAGTTTCTCTCTCTCCTAAATTTAAACATACCAAAACTATTTAACACCTTCAAATAAAACGAGGTACCAACTTAAACACATCCTTAAAAAATTATTCTCCTAAACAGGAGTTCTTACAAAAATAAATCCTTACCAATCAAAACTTCAATTTAAGCAGAATTCCTATTTTGCATCATATACACTGTGGCTAATGTCTAAACTCTTCACGAACTTGATTGTTTGCTTAAGCTGTCTTGTTATCATGGTGCTTCAAGAGCCTTAACTCACTGCAAATGCAGGGGCTGTAACACGTGACCCTCACTAGCAAAACCCTCACCTCGTGATTGCTCAGTTGGAAGGCATAGATGACAAAAGGACAAAGTCCAAACACGAAATTTCTTATAAGAAAAAGTATCAGAACACAATTGATTGAAGACTAGATGGAAGGAGGATAGAGTCTAACATAccttttgatcctgtccgaaaatcgtGGAGACGGCTAGCTGAGAATGTGACTTCTGTGTTGACTGAATGTAAACATTAGTGTCGAGCCGGGAAAGAGATTCCCGACATTGGTCCTCCGAtgttcaagtcagtcaccggaaaaATGGAAGGAAATGGAGCAACAGTAAGCGCATACGTGAATAGTGAATATCGCGTACCTCTGTCGGTGCATGAATCCCCCCTTTATATAGCGCCCCAACGGGCGATGTGCACACTCCTCGAGGCATATGCACGATCTCCAAATT encodes the following:
- the LOC122044231 gene encoding two-component response regulator ORR23-like, with protein sequence MTLESDFPLGMRVLAVNDDPASLKSLENLLTRCQYNVVSEDERRETIAKAVANGSCDYLLKPVRLQELRNIWTHVLRRKIVSTDNIYILQDERQQFLNVPVPDDKQHKHKHKHKIRPIPTVTEHGRAKEAKRKRLRWTEELHHKFLATVHTLGLNKAVPKKIIELMNVDDLTLDHVSSHLQKYKLYVKKLSAVTGHHALVAAQTKLVLGHDLIPLKTHQSIEIVPNSQPDLAQGVLASSELHDANGNHQTIGIADDCLPSYHLSQQQQQQQQQAQLMNASGNNSFIGAIDNFPLETAGNFQPNWLQGLLAPSDYPNDNNPLKDGPQLANYSLLDPTEPFCDLIDFNSLNQLLQHDQTMQYDVAATEPTATVLSDLPSVLMTPLFGDSFNSDSDFSQILHPIISNDNNPNFSNHLMQSPQPEWHQTYDQNSSSSSMPNFEVTSTNLLHQASSEDDRNAMIKILETGQVLQYASASEEGQ